A genomic segment from Sciurus carolinensis chromosome 1, mSciCar1.2, whole genome shotgun sequence encodes:
- the LOC124961463 gene encoding guanine nucleotide-binding protein G(I)/G(S)/G(O) subunit gamma-5 produces MSGSSSVAAMKKVVQQLRLEAGLNRVKVSQAAADLKQFCLQNAQHDPLLTGVSSSTNPFRPQKVCSFL; encoded by the coding sequence ATGTCTGGCTCTTCCAGCGTCGCCGCTATGAAGAAGGTGGTTCAGCAGCTCCGGCTGGAAGCCGGGCTCAACCGCGTGAAAGTTTCCCAGGCAGCTGCAGACTTGAAACAATTCTGCCTGCAGAATGCTCAACATGATCCCCTGCTGACTGGAGTATCTTCAAGTACAAATCCTTTCAGACCCCAGAAAGTCTGTTCCTTTTTGTAG